The genomic window CATTTCCTTTTCAAGAATCTTGCGGCGGTTTTCAAAAAGGGACAGCCTTTGGGAAAGCGTAGAATCTCCCTCGTTGAACCACTCGATGTACTGGCGGATTTCCTTGATTTGCAGTCCCGAATCCTTGAGGCATTCGATCATGGTAAGCCAGCGAAGGTCTTCGTCGCTGTAGGCCCGCACGCCCGAGGCATTCTTCTTGACAAAGGGAAGCAGGCCCTCTTTTTCGTAATAGCGCAGGGTGTAGGCAGAAAGCCCTGTCTTCTTGACGACATCGCCTATAGAGTAAGTCATGTTTACAAAATATAAATATTTTCGCCCAAATGATAGAGTTAGAGTTAACTCTAAATAAAATTTTTCAACTTTTTTCACAAGAACTCAACACCTAGAGTAAGCTCTAGGTGTTATATTTCCTATAGAACATTTTCAAAAGGAGATTTTATGTGCTGTTTTGTCGTGCCCATGGCCGAAGCGGTCGTCACCACCATCGCAACCCTCGTGTTGCAACAGACCGACAAGTCCAAAAGTGAATCCAGGAACCTTGAAGCCGCGGTTTCTGGCGCTCCGCAGCCCTTCTATAAAAGCCTGCGCCTGCTTGCCCGTATGCTCTGGCTCGTAACCGGCGTCCTGATTATCGACCATGTCATGAACGGAGAACTCATGTGGAGTTATCCCTTCTTTACCGCAGCCACAAGCCCCGAAGGTGTTTCCGAGATGGTCCGGGAGATGTCAACGGTAGGCGTTGCCATGTCGGCATTTATCACGTCCGTATGGGCGGTGATGATTATCGCACACAAGTACAAGGCACAAACCCTCGTCAAGGCCGAGGTCCACACCAACCACTAAATAAGCAACTGCCTGGATTCTATCGAACCTTCGGTTCTCCAGAATGACAGGCTCAAGGTAAACTATGGACAGAAGAGACTTTTTAAAAACCGCAGGCGCAGCAGCACTCGCTTCCGCCGTATTCACACCCGCTTTCGCAAAAGGGAAATCCATGGAACAGAAGGAACCCGGAAAGGACGTTTCCAACGTCTATTTCACCAAGGACCTGAGTGCAGCAGGCCTCATCAAGTTGTACAAGAAAATCAACGAGGGCATTACCGGACGTGTCGCCATCAAGCTCCACACCGGCGAAAAGAACGGCCCCAATATTCTGCCCCGTGAATGGGTCAAGGAATTCCAGGCACAGGTGCCCAACTCCAAGATTGTGGAGACCAATACCTGGTACGAAGGCGACCGCTACACTACCGAACAGCACCGCGAAACCCTCAAGGTGAACGGCTGGACCTTCTGCGACGTGGATATCATGGACGAAGACGGCGAAGTGATGCTCCCCGTAAAGGACGGCCTCATCTTCAAGGAAATGTCCATGGGCGCACACATCAAGAATTACGATTCCATGATCGTGCTGACCCACTTCAAGGGTCACGCCATGGGCGGTTTCGGCGGCTCCATGAAGAACATCGCCATCGGTTGCGCGGGCGGACGCCTGGGCAAGAAGATGATTCACGAATACGTGAAGGGCGGCCCCACCAAGATGGAAGCGGGCGGCACGGCAGGCTGGAAAACCAGCGGAGCCCTGTTCATGGAAACCATGGCCGATTCCGCAAAGGCAACCTGCGACTTTTTCAAGGGTCACATCTGCTTTATCAACGTACTGCGCCGCATGTCCGTGGACTGCGACTGCGCAGGGCTTTCTGCAGCGGAACCCAAGTGTCGCGACATCGGCATTCTCGCCTCCACAGACATCGTGGCGGTGGACCAGGCCAGCGTTGACATGGTCTACAAGCTACCGCCCAAGGAACTTCACGACCTCAAGGAACGCATCGAGACCCGCGAAGGCCTGCACCAGCTCCCCGCCATGGAAAAGCTGAAGATGGGTAACCGCAAATACAGGATTATCGAACTGTAGCCTAGTTCGCGACGGCGCCGTAGATAAATTCTCGTCACCGTCGCGGATTATGTTATATTTCTAAGAAAAGGCAGGTAAAATATGTCCCTTGGAATTCCAGAAATAATTCTGATTGTGGTCGTGGTGCTCCTTTTGTTCGGGGCAAAGCGCATTCCTGAACTTGCACGTTCCCTGGGCAAGGCCCAGAACGAGTACAAGAAGGCGAAAGACGCCCTGAAGGAAGAAGCCGAAGACCTGCAGAAGACGGTGGAAAAAGCCGCCGAGGCAGAAGAAAAGAAAGGCTGATGTCCTCGAAACAGGATCAAGAGGCTACGCTGATTTCGCATTTGGAAGCGCTCCGACGGGCGCTTTTGCGTTCTATTATAGCCCTTGCCATCGGCGTCGTGCCCCTGTTCCTTGTTTCGCCCTACGTTCTGGACTGGTTCTGTAAGCAAATTGCCCTGCAGGGCGGCGTCACGCTCCATTACTTTTCCCCGATGGAAGTGTTCCTGCTGCAGCTCAAGATTTCTGCACTGCTGGACTGCGTGCTGTTTTCGCCCTACATAGCCTGGAACATGTGGCAGTTCGTGCTCCCCGCCCTATACGACAACGAGAAACGATTCATCCGCTCCATCGTGGCCATGACCAGCGGGCTCTTTATCGCGGGCGTCGCCTTCTGCCTTGTCGTCTGCTTCCCGCTGATTGTGCAGTTCGGCATGAGCTTTGCAAGCACGACCCTGCAACCCGTATTTGGCGTTTCTAACCTTGTAACACTCGCGCTCTGGCTTTCCCTTGCGTTCGGATGTATGTTCCAGTTCCCGCTGGTGACCTACGCGCTTATCCGTGCGGGCATCGTGAATTACGAAACCGTCTGCAGCAAACGCCCCTACGTGGTGGTGGCAATCCTTGTGCTAGCGGCCCTCCTCACTCCCCCCGATGTTGTTAGCCAACTGTTACTCGGAGTCCCGACGTACCTGCTCTTCGAAGCGGGCCTCCTTGCGGCCAGGCGTTACAAGGGACGTGCCTTGAAAGAAGTCCACCCTGAAAACGCCCCGAACATCGCGCCACGAGATTCGACTGCACCCGCGACGGAATCAGAGCCCGCGCAGACTGATGCGACGAACGAATCCGCGAAAGACCTCGCAGAAACCGACTCCCCTACAACAGATGAAATCGATTTTGCGGCACCTTCTTCCAAGTTCCAGGTCGGTACGGAAAAAGACGCCGACAACTGGAAACCTTATTGATTTTTAGAAAAATTTATTTGCCTTAGAGTCAACTCTAAGCGATATATTAGAAGTATGAAAAAGTTTGTCTCAAAAGATTCCTTTGAAGACCTCGGTTTTGACAAACTGGACGTGAGTCGCGAATCGCGCACAGGCACCAGCGAGGCCGTGTATTGCGCAGGCAAGACGTCGGAACAGCTCCTGAAAATTCTTAGAAAGTTCCGGGACAAAGGTTGCCGCGTGCTCGGAACAAAGTGCAGCAAGGAGCAGGCGGAATTCATCGCAAATGCAGGTGAGAAAATCTGCTACGACGAACTGTCCCGGACGATTTCACTGGCCGATGAAATTCCGGCTAGTCGGAAGCGCGGGCGTTCCGGCGGCAAGGCATCGCAAACGGTTGCAAAACTCGGGTCGGTGGCTGTTTGTTGCGCAGGAACGGCGGACCTGCCTATCGCCGAAGAAGCCGCCAAGACTCTGGAATTTAACGGCGTGAAGGTCGTGCGCCAGTACGACGTGGGGATTGCGGGGCTGCACCGCCTACTTTCGAAGGTGGAGGATATCCGCAAGGCTTCGGTGGTTATCGCGGTTGCCGGAATGGAAGGCGCGCTCCCCGGCGTGATTGCCGGACTCGTGAAAGCGCCCGTGATTGCCGTGCCCACATCGGTCGGGTACGGGGCATCCTTCGGCGGGATCAGCGCACTACTCACCATGCTCAATACCTGCGCCGAGGGCGTGACGGTGGTAAATATCGATAACGGTTTCGGGGCGGCCATCGCCGCATTTAGAATGTTGAAGGTAAAATGATGAAATATCTCTATCTTGATGGATCTTGCGGTATCAGCGGCGATATGACGGTTGCTGCACTTCTTGGACTTGGCGCGTCACGCGAAAAAATGGATGCAGCCATTGCGAGTCTGAATCTGGATGGCGTCCACGTCCATGTGGAAAATTCAAAGAGTTACAGCATTGCGGGGCTTTCTTTTGCGGTGCATGTCCATGACCACGACGCAGACCACGTGCATTCTCATGAAGAAGGGTATGTAGAGCATTGTGAGACGAAAGACGATAGACGAAAGACGAAAGAATGTCATGAAGGTCATCATCATCACGAACATCGGCACTTGTCCGAGGTTTACGAGATTCTGGACCGCGCAGCAAATGCAGGGGCAGTCACTCCCCGCGCCCTTGAAACCGCAAAAAAGATTTTCCGCATCATCGCCGAAGCCGAAGCGAAGGCTCACGGCGTGCCCGTAGAAGAAGTCCATTTCCACGAAGTGGGTGCCGTTGATTCCATCGTCGACATCTTGGCGGTCGCCGTCCTTGCAGATGACCTTGGTATAGAGAACTGCATCGTTACAGGGCTCAACGAAGGCTCTGGTTTTGTAGAAACGCAACATGGCCAGTTGCCGATTCCCGTTCCGGCGGTAGCGCACATTGCAGAAGCAGCGGGCATCGCGCTTCACATCACCGAAACGAAGGGCGAAATGGTCACCCCAACGGGAGCGGGCATCGTGGCGGCCCTCCGGACAAGCGAAAGCCTCCCCGCAGGCTACAAAATTTTAAAATCGGGCGTGGGTCTCGGCAAGCGTGATTTCGGGCGAGCAAACTTCTTGCGGGCGCAAATCATCGAGGACTGCGCAAACGACAAAGGCGGCGACGCAACATCCAGTGCCACAGGCTGCACCCCCGCAGATTGCAACGTTTTCCAGATTGAAGCGAACATCGATGATTCCACTCCCGAAGAATTGGGCTACGCCATGGATAAAATCTTCGAGGCGGGAGCCCGCGATGTCCATTTTATCCCCTGCTACATGAAGAAGAACCGCATGGGCACTCTCCTGTGCGCCCTCACCGACAGCGAGCACCTGGCTGCCGTAGAGAAAGCCATTTTCTTGCATACATCGACCGTCGGCGTGCGCCGTTTTCCCGTAGAACGCACCTGCATGGCCCGCAATACCTTCGAAGTCGAAACAGAATTCGGCAAGGTTCGCATCAAGAAGTCCATTTTGGGCGATATCGAAAAAATCAAACCCGAATTTGACGACCTGAAAGCATGCGCCGACAAGGCGGGCGTTCCCATCTGCGAAATTCAGAAAGCGGTCGAGAAGAAACAGCACTAAAAGTGAATTGTCAAGCCGCAATTTTGTATTTTCCTTTATATGGAAAGCTTGAACCAAAAGTTTGAAAAACTGAAAAACCTCTTGCGCGAAATGAACCGCGTCGCCATCGCATTTTCTGCCGGCGTTGATTCCACGTTCCTTGCAAAAGTCGCCCACGACACGCTGGGCGACAACATGGTCGCCTACACAGTCCAGGCGGGAATGGTCCCCGAGCGCGAAATCGCATTTTCCCGAGAGTTCTGCAAGTTGCACGGAATCCCGCAACAGCTGATAGAAGTTGACGAAATGCAGGTAGAAGGCTTTGCCGAAAACTCCAGGGAACGTTGCTACTTTTGCAAGCGGAACCTGTTTTCGAAAATTACAGAACGCGCAAAGGCCGCAGGATTTTCAACCGTCAGCGAAGGCAGCAATGCCGACGACATTCACGATTACCGCCCCGGAATGCGCGCCCTCCAGGAACTCGGCATCAGGAGTCCCCTCCTGGAATGCGGACTCACAAAAGCGGACATCCGCGAACTTTCGCACCAACTGGAT from Fibrobacter sp. UWB15 includes these protein-coding regions:
- the larB gene encoding nickel pincer cofactor biosynthesis protein LarB; its protein translation is MKKFVSKDSFEDLGFDKLDVSRESRTGTSEAVYCAGKTSEQLLKILRKFRDKGCRVLGTKCSKEQAEFIANAGEKICYDELSRTISLADEIPASRKRGRSGGKASQTVAKLGSVAVCCAGTADLPIAEEAAKTLEFNGVKVVRQYDVGIAGLHRLLSKVEDIRKASVVIAVAGMEGALPGVIAGLVKAPVIAVPTSVGYGASFGGISALLTMLNTCAEGVTVVNIDNGFGAAIAAFRMLKVK
- a CDS encoding MerR family transcriptional regulator, whose product is MTYSIGDVVKKTGLSAYTLRYYEKEGLLPFVKKNASGVRAYSDEDLRWLTMIECLKDSGLQIKEIRQYIEWFNEGDSTLSQRLSLFENRRKILEKEMARLTVVMNKIRYKELLYREAVRVGNLEIATNEKRFMQLKKKLFESPDDFDK
- the tatC gene encoding twin-arginine translocase subunit TatC, producing the protein MSSKQDQEATLISHLEALRRALLRSIIALAIGVVPLFLVSPYVLDWFCKQIALQGGVTLHYFSPMEVFLLQLKISALLDCVLFSPYIAWNMWQFVLPALYDNEKRFIRSIVAMTSGLFIAGVAFCLVVCFPLIVQFGMSFASTTLQPVFGVSNLVTLALWLSLAFGCMFQFPLVTYALIRAGIVNYETVCSKRPYVVVAILVLAALLTPPDVVSQLLLGVPTYLLFEAGLLAARRYKGRALKEVHPENAPNIAPRDSTAPATESEPAQTDATNESAKDLAETDSPTTDEIDFAAPSSKFQVGTEKDADNWKPY
- the tatA gene encoding twin-arginine translocase TatA/TatE family subunit gives rise to the protein MSLGIPEIILIVVVVLLLFGAKRIPELARSLGKAQNEYKKAKDALKEEAEDLQKTVEKAAEAEEKKG
- the larE gene encoding ATP-dependent sacrificial sulfur transferase LarE — encoded protein: MESLNQKFEKLKNLLREMNRVAIAFSAGVDSTFLAKVAHDTLGDNMVAYTVQAGMVPEREIAFSREFCKLHGIPQQLIEVDEMQVEGFAENSRERCYFCKRNLFSKITERAKAAGFSTVSEGSNADDIHDYRPGMRALQELGIRSPLLECGLTKADIRELSHQLDLPTWDKPSFACLASRIPYGEPISREKLSMISNAEQLLFELGFKQFRVRLHGNLARIEVLPEDFNKVLEKRDQILAAFKKIGFTYISLDLQGFRSGSLNETLAAKQV
- a CDS encoding DUF362 domain-containing protein, which codes for MDRRDFLKTAGAAALASAVFTPAFAKGKSMEQKEPGKDVSNVYFTKDLSAAGLIKLYKKINEGITGRVAIKLHTGEKNGPNILPREWVKEFQAQVPNSKIVETNTWYEGDRYTTEQHRETLKVNGWTFCDVDIMDEDGEVMLPVKDGLIFKEMSMGAHIKNYDSMIVLTHFKGHAMGGFGGSMKNIAIGCAGGRLGKKMIHEYVKGGPTKMEAGGTAGWKTSGALFMETMADSAKATCDFFKGHICFINVLRRMSVDCDCAGLSAAEPKCRDIGILASTDIVAVDQASVDMVYKLPPKELHDLKERIETREGLHQLPAMEKLKMGNRKYRIIEL
- the larC gene encoding nickel pincer cofactor biosynthesis protein LarC, producing MMKYLYLDGSCGISGDMTVAALLGLGASREKMDAAIASLNLDGVHVHVENSKSYSIAGLSFAVHVHDHDADHVHSHEEGYVEHCETKDDRRKTKECHEGHHHHEHRHLSEVYEILDRAANAGAVTPRALETAKKIFRIIAEAEAKAHGVPVEEVHFHEVGAVDSIVDILAVAVLADDLGIENCIVTGLNEGSGFVETQHGQLPIPVPAVAHIAEAAGIALHITETKGEMVTPTGAGIVAALRTSESLPAGYKILKSGVGLGKRDFGRANFLRAQIIEDCANDKGGDATSSATGCTPADCNVFQIEANIDDSTPEELGYAMDKIFEAGARDVHFIPCYMKKNRMGTLLCALTDSEHLAAVEKAIFLHTSTVGVRRFPVERTCMARNTFEVETEFGKVRIKKSILGDIEKIKPEFDDLKACADKAGVPICEIQKAVEKKQH